The Chryseolinea soli genome contains a region encoding:
- a CDS encoding ABC transporter ATP-binding protein, with the protein MAKRERGGVPLSAEEKRPINKKSIRQLAGVFKYVLPYKGVFMVGLLCLALSSGTMLAFPYMAGQLLDVASGKSNPYFSSINEVALALIGILFFQGIFSFTRVYTFSLVSEKSLADLRKSVYQKIIWLPTTFFDSRRVGELMSRITSDVGTLAEMLSFTLAEMMRQVLTLVLGTLVIFYLTPKLTGFMLLTFPFLVILALFFGKYIRGLSKKTQDKLADANVVVEESLQSISVVKSFTNEAFEINRYTRALNEVVSVAIRTARFRGLFISFVIFALFGGIVAVGWYGASLVQNNAISVGELFSFVLYTSFIGASIAGLGDIYTQLQRCIGASERLLEILDEKDEAEAGLPAQPLKLHGEIEFENVSFSYPTRQDFRVLKNLDFKIEPGEKIALIGQSGSGKSTIINLLMRFYGVKEGSIKVDGNDIDQFHLTAYRKNIGIVPQEVILFGGTIQENIAYGKPGATFDEIREAARKANALEFVESFPEKFETVVGERGVKLSGGQRQRIAIARAILKDPAILILDEATSSLDAHAEVLVQEALEKLMEGRTSIIIAHRLSTIKKVDRIFVIKEGTLAEVGSHAELTRINNGNGIYSNLLKLQLQ; encoded by the coding sequence ATGGCGAAACGAGAAAGAGGAGGAGTGCCGCTGAGCGCAGAGGAGAAGAGGCCGATCAATAAAAAAAGCATTCGCCAGTTGGCGGGTGTCTTCAAGTACGTCTTGCCCTACAAAGGCGTGTTCATGGTGGGCCTTTTGTGTCTGGCGTTGTCCAGCGGCACGATGCTCGCCTTTCCCTATATGGCGGGGCAATTGCTCGACGTGGCCAGCGGAAAATCGAACCCGTATTTTTCTTCCATCAACGAAGTAGCCCTGGCGCTGATCGGCATCTTATTTTTTCAAGGCATATTTTCCTTCACCAGGGTGTATACATTTTCGCTGGTGAGCGAAAAATCGCTGGCCGACTTGCGCAAATCGGTATACCAGAAAATCATCTGGTTGCCCACAACGTTTTTTGATTCGCGGAGAGTGGGAGAACTGATGAGCCGTATCACATCCGATGTGGGTACGCTGGCCGAGATGCTTTCGTTCACCCTGGCCGAGATGATGCGCCAGGTGCTGACACTCGTTTTGGGCACGCTGGTGATCTTCTACCTCACGCCCAAGCTCACGGGTTTTATGTTGCTCACGTTTCCTTTCCTGGTGATACTGGCCCTGTTTTTTGGAAAATACATCCGCGGACTCTCCAAAAAAACACAAGACAAATTGGCCGACGCCAACGTGGTGGTGGAGGAATCGCTTCAATCCATCTCTGTCGTGAAGTCGTTTACGAACGAAGCGTTCGAGATCAACCGCTATACGCGGGCGTTGAATGAAGTGGTGAGTGTTGCCATTCGCACAGCGCGTTTTCGCGGCTTGTTCATTTCCTTTGTCATCTTTGCTTTGTTCGGGGGCATTGTGGCCGTAGGATGGTATGGCGCTTCGCTGGTGCAGAACAATGCCATTTCGGTGGGAGAATTATTTTCTTTTGTATTGTACACCTCCTTCATCGGTGCCTCCATCGCCGGTTTGGGGGATATCTATACCCAGCTCCAGCGTTGCATTGGAGCGTCGGAAAGACTGTTGGAGATCCTCGACGAAAAGGATGAGGCAGAGGCCGGTCTCCCCGCACAGCCCCTTAAACTTCACGGCGAGATCGAATTTGAAAACGTTTCTTTCTCATACCCCACCCGCCAGGATTTCCGCGTGCTGAAAAACCTCGATTTCAAAATCGAGCCCGGCGAAAAGATCGCGCTCATCGGCCAGAGCGGTTCAGGGAAATCAACCATCATAAATCTGCTCATGCGATTTTATGGTGTGAAGGAAGGCTCCATCAAAGTGGACGGAAACGACATCGATCAATTCCACCTCACCGCCTATCGCAAAAATATCGGCATCGTGCCGCAGGAGGTCATCCTCTTTGGGGGGACCATTCAGGAGAATATCGCCTATGGCAAACCCGGCGCCACGTTCGACGAGATCCGGGAAGCCGCGCGCAAGGCCAATGCCCTGGAATTCGTTGAAAGCTTCCCCGAAAAATTTGAGACCGTCGTCGGCGAACGGGGTGTAAAGCTCTCCGGCGGCCAACGCCAACGCATCGCCATTGCCCGGGCCATCCTGAAAGACCCGGCCATCCTCATCCTGGACGAGGCCACGAGCTCGCTCGATGCCCATGCCGAGGTGCTGGTACAGGAAGCCCTGGAGAAATTGATGGAAGGGCGAACCTCCATAATTATCGCCCACCGGTTAAGCACCATTAAGAAAGTAGACCGTATCTTTGTGATCAAGGAAGGGACGTTGGCCGAAGTAGGCTCGCACGCCGAGCTGACCCGCATCAATAACGGGAACGGCATCTACAGTAACTTGCTGAAACTACAGCTTCAATAA
- a CDS encoding 5-(carboxyamino)imidazole ribonucleotide synthase, with product MLIQSGIDFNIPFATLDPDEHAPCASLAEFHHGKLTDYDTVMKFGSACDVITIEIENVNTAALKALARAGKKVFPQPDVIELIQDKRTQKIFYRDYDIPTAPFILVENAADVKKNKNFLPAVNKLGREGYDGRGVQILRTLDDLDKAFDAPGLLEELVDFEKEISVIVARNERGEITTFPVVEMVFHPVHNLVEYLFAPAQLNKTIVHEAETIARKIVHELKMVGLLAVEMFVTKKGKVLVNEVAPRPHNSGHQTIEANITSQYEQHLRAILNLPLGDTTLIQPSAMVNLLGEAGHTGLAKYAGLEDVLKLPGVHVHLYGKRFTKPFRKMGHVTIMDGDVERLKKKVSFVKQTLKVVA from the coding sequence ATGCTCATCCAGTCGGGCATCGATTTCAACATTCCCTTTGCCACGCTCGACCCCGACGAACATGCACCGTGCGCTTCGCTCGCGGAATTTCACCACGGCAAGCTCACCGACTACGACACGGTGATGAAGTTCGGCTCGGCCTGTGATGTGATCACCATCGAGATCGAGAACGTGAACACCGCGGCGTTGAAAGCCCTGGCCCGGGCCGGCAAAAAAGTGTTTCCCCAGCCCGATGTGATCGAGCTGATCCAGGACAAGCGCACCCAAAAAATATTCTACCGCGACTACGACATTCCCACGGCGCCGTTCATTCTCGTGGAGAACGCCGCCGATGTCAAAAAGAATAAAAACTTTCTCCCTGCGGTAAACAAATTGGGCCGCGAAGGCTACGACGGCCGGGGCGTGCAGATACTCCGCACGTTGGATGACCTCGACAAAGCCTTCGACGCTCCGGGGCTCCTGGAGGAACTTGTCGATTTTGAAAAAGAGATCTCGGTCATCGTTGCCCGCAATGAGCGTGGCGAGATCACCACATTTCCCGTGGTGGAGATGGTTTTTCACCCCGTGCACAACCTCGTGGAATATCTCTTTGCTCCTGCCCAATTGAACAAAACCATTGTGCACGAAGCAGAGACCATTGCGCGGAAAATCGTGCACGAATTGAAGATGGTGGGCTTGCTCGCCGTCGAAATGTTCGTGACCAAAAAAGGAAAGGTGTTGGTGAACGAAGTGGCCCCGCGTCCGCACAACAGCGGGCACCAGACCATTGAAGCGAACATCACCTCACAATATGAGCAACATCTCCGGGCGATCCTGAACCTGCCGCTGGGCGACACCACGCTCATTCAGCCGAGTGCCATGGTGAACCTGCTGGGAGAAGCCGGGCACACCGGCCTGGCAAAATATGCGGGCCTGGAAGACGTACTGAAGCTGCCGGGTGTGCATGTTCATTTATATGGAAAACGTTTCACAAAGCCTTTTCGTAAAATGGGCCACGTCACCATCATGGATGGCGATGTGGAGCGTCTGAAAAAGAAAGTATCTTTTGTAAAGCAAACCTTAAAAGTCGTCGCCTGA
- a CDS encoding regulatory protein RecX, with protein sequence MQKPVKRLSVAEARQKIYHYCAYQERSHQEVKDKLYGYGLYGSEVDELLSHLITEGYLNEERFAKAFAGGKFRMKQWGKVKIVHELEAKGLTQNCIRSGLKEINDSDYETTLRSLVEKKSAGLHEENAFVKRDKVAQYVIQKGYEPELVWRFVKLLVKEKS encoded by the coding sequence GTGCAGAAGCCCGTTAAAAGACTTTCCGTTGCCGAGGCCCGGCAAAAAATCTATCACTACTGTGCTTACCAGGAGCGGTCCCACCAGGAAGTAAAGGACAAACTGTATGGCTACGGGCTGTATGGAAGCGAAGTGGACGAACTGCTCTCACACCTCATCACCGAAGGTTATTTGAACGAAGAGCGTTTTGCAAAAGCCTTTGCCGGAGGCAAGTTCCGGATGAAACAATGGGGCAAGGTCAAGATCGTGCACGAGCTGGAAGCCAAGGGGCTCACGCAAAACTGTATCCGGTCAGGATTAAAGGAGATCAACGATTCCGATTATGAAACTACCTTGCGATCGCTGGTGGAGAAAAAATCGGCTGGCCTGCATGAGGAAAATGCTTTTGTAAAGCGTGACAAAGTGGCGCAATATGTTATTCAGAAGGGATACGAACCGGAGTTGGTGTGGCGATTTGTGAAGCTGCTGGTGAAGGAAAAGTCCTGA
- a CDS encoding YcxB family protein, with translation MIVKTKNYKLEKKLYISLALKRVLKKQGWMAAVGALVICLGYAIPGAQSIWWFIGAFVGVGLYLLFWWIQFYGVTQLEQGKMLFEKFSYEISSQQILMKLNPREGMPLKWDQIQSAQVGPDHYVLFVNKAQLIYWPFKIFNSDNERKFVGSVLRSKGLVKEIEKDKPVEKEKSKA, from the coding sequence ATGATAGTTAAAACGAAGAATTACAAACTGGAAAAGAAGTTGTACATCAGCCTGGCCCTGAAAAGAGTGTTGAAGAAACAAGGCTGGATGGCCGCCGTGGGTGCGCTGGTCATTTGCCTGGGCTATGCCATACCGGGGGCGCAATCCATCTGGTGGTTTATCGGCGCGTTTGTAGGCGTGGGCCTCTATTTGCTTTTCTGGTGGATCCAATTCTATGGCGTCACCCAATTAGAACAGGGCAAGATGTTGTTTGAAAAATTCTCGTATGAGATCAGCAGCCAGCAGATCTTGATGAAGCTCAATCCGCGCGAGGGCATGCCGCTGAAATGGGACCAGATCCAGAGCGCGCAAGTAGGCCCTGATCATTATGTCCTTTTTGTGAACAAGGCGCAGTTGATCTATTGGCCTTTCAAGATCTTTAACAGCGACAACGAGCGCAAGTTTGTGGGCAGCGTTTTGAGAAGCAAAGGACTGGTGAAGGAGATCGAGAAAGATAAACCCGTAGAAAAAGAGAAATCGAAAGCATAA
- a CDS encoding TerC family protein yields the protein MNILLFSLFRNQSERETILFGLFALIILVFLVLDLGLFHKKAHKVSTKSALYQSIFWVIISTLFGFFIYKYDESGADGAVEYFSAYLTEYALSVDNIFVILLILKYFQVKEEYYHKTLFWGILGALVFRGVFIFVGAMLIHKFHWLLYGFGVFLIYSGIRIYFEDGDEKIEPEKNPIMRICRRYLPMTQGDYGGSFVVREAGRLMFTPLFLVIVLIETTDLIFAVDSIPAAFAITQNEFLVYTSNIFAVMGLRAMFFLLAGVIDKFYLLQKGLSIILFFIGAKMLLEIFEFNVGVYTSFSVIIATLTLSIIFSIIVPRKDGDAEEEKN from the coding sequence GTGAACATACTTCTATTTTCCCTCTTTAGAAACCAAAGTGAAAGGGAGACGATCCTATTTGGCCTTTTTGCGCTGATCATCCTGGTTTTCCTGGTGTTGGATCTGGGGTTATTTCATAAAAAGGCGCATAAGGTTTCGACAAAATCGGCCCTCTACCAATCCATTTTTTGGGTAATTATCTCCACACTTTTTGGATTTTTCATTTATAAATACGACGAAAGCGGGGCCGATGGCGCCGTGGAATACTTCTCCGCCTACCTCACCGAATACGCACTTTCCGTAGATAACATCTTCGTGATCCTCCTTATCCTGAAATATTTCCAGGTAAAGGAAGAATACTATCACAAAACACTTTTCTGGGGTATCCTCGGAGCCCTGGTTTTCCGCGGCGTGTTCATTTTCGTGGGCGCCATGCTCATCCATAAATTCCACTGGCTGCTGTATGGCTTTGGCGTGTTCCTGATCTACTCGGGTATCCGGATCTATTTTGAGGACGGCGACGAAAAGATCGAGCCCGAAAAGAATCCCATCATGCGCATCTGCCGCCGCTACCTGCCCATGACCCAAGGCGACTACGGGGGGAGCTTTGTGGTGAGAGAAGCCGGGCGGCTCATGTTCACCCCGTTGTTCCTGGTTATTGTACTCATCGAAACCACTGACCTCATCTTCGCTGTCGATTCCATTCCCGCAGCTTTTGCCATCACCCAAAACGAATTCCTGGTCTACACGTCAAACATCTTTGCCGTGATGGGTCTGCGGGCGATGTTCTTCCTGCTGGCAGGCGTGATCGATAAATTCTACCTGCTCCAAAAAGGATTGTCCATTATCCTCTTCTTCATCGGTGCAAAAATGTTGCTGGAGATATTCGAATTCAACGTCGGGGTATACACCTCGTTCTCGGTCATCATCGCCACGCTCACCCTTTCCATCATCTTCTCCATCATCGTTCCACGCAAGGACGGTGACGCCGAAGAGGAAAAAAACTAA
- the purE gene encoding 5-(carboxyamino)imidazole ribonucleotide mutase, which translates to MSKPFVGIIMGSQSDLRIMKDAAEVLEELGIAYELTVVSAHRTPLRMIEYATQARSKGLKVIIAGAGGAAHLPGMVASVTSLPVIGVPVKSSNSIDGWDSVLSILQMPAGVPVATVALDGARNAGILAAQILGASDRAVGKRLDAFKKSLKTKVEAAAKNLEKKGWKASV; encoded by the coding sequence ATGAGCAAACCATTTGTCGGTATTATCATGGGCAGTCAATCGGATCTGCGGATCATGAAAGACGCTGCCGAAGTGTTGGAAGAGCTGGGCATTGCGTATGAGCTTACCGTTGTCTCGGCCCACCGCACGCCGCTGCGCATGATCGAATACGCCACCCAGGCGCGCAGCAAGGGTCTGAAAGTGATCATCGCCGGTGCAGGCGGTGCCGCCCATTTGCCCGGCATGGTCGCCTCCGTCACCTCCCTGCCGGTGATTGGCGTACCCGTGAAATCTTCCAACTCCATCGACGGCTGGGATTCCGTGCTTTCCATTTTGCAGATGCCCGCCGGCGTACCCGTGGCCACCGTGGCCCTGGACGGAGCCCGAAACGCGGGCATTTTGGCCGCCCAAATCCTGGGTGCATCCGATAGAGCGGTCGGAAAACGCCTGGATGCCTTCAAAAAATCGCTAAAAACCAAGGTGGAGGCTGCTGCCAAAAATCTGGAGAAAAAGGGCTGGAAAGCGAGCGTGTAA
- the nadC gene encoding carboxylating nicotinate-nucleotide diphosphorylase, whose product MRPPYITPAFIDHFISSAMAEDVGDGDHSTLAAIAEGATKRARLLVKDDGILAGVEIAQEIFRAFDPSLSLQINLTDGASIKKGDVAFTVEGSARSILTTERLVLNCMQRMSGIATKTRFLTSLVAGTGARVLDTRKTTPNFRLLEKWAVLIGGGLNLRIGLFDMIMLKDNHIDMAGGIEAAILRTKDYLRASHKNLRIEVETRNLQEVEKVLQIGGVDVIMLDNMTVEQMREAVQLIGGRCKVEASGGVTEKTIRSIAECGVDFISVGALTHSIQSLDLSLKAY is encoded by the coding sequence ATGCGACCACCTTACATCACCCCTGCATTTATTGACCACTTCATTTCCTCTGCCATGGCGGAAGACGTGGGCGACGGCGACCATTCCACCCTGGCGGCCATCGCCGAAGGAGCCACCAAAAGAGCCCGCCTGCTGGTGAAAGACGACGGCATTTTGGCCGGCGTAGAGATTGCCCAGGAGATCTTCCGCGCTTTTGACCCCTCGCTTTCCCTCCAGATAAACCTCACCGACGGCGCTTCCATTAAAAAAGGCGACGTAGCGTTTACCGTAGAGGGTTCGGCACGCTCTATTCTCACCACCGAGCGGCTGGTGCTCAACTGCATGCAACGCATGAGCGGCATTGCCACAAAAACCCGTTTCCTCACGTCGCTGGTGGCGGGCACGGGCGCCAGGGTGCTGGATACCCGCAAAACGACACCCAACTTCCGGCTTTTGGAGAAATGGGCGGTGCTGATCGGGGGCGGTTTGAACCTCCGGATCGGGCTTTTCGATATGATCATGCTCAAAGACAATCATATTGACATGGCCGGCGGCATAGAAGCGGCAATCCTTCGAACAAAAGACTATCTTCGCGCCTCGCATAAAAACCTGAGGATCGAGGTCGAGACCCGCAATCTGCAGGAGGTTGAAAAAGTGCTCCAGATCGGGGGCGTCGACGTCATCATGCTCGACAACATGACCGTAGAGCAGATGCGTGAGGCCGTGCAGCTTATTGGCGGCCGCTGCAAGGTTGAGGCCAGCGGAGGCGTCACCGAAAAAACGATTCGCAGCATCGCCGAATGCGGCGTGGATTTTATTTCGGTGGGTGCGCTAACACACTCCATCCAAAGCCTGGACCTGAGTCTGAAGGCCTATTGA
- the tpx gene encoding thiol peroxidase, which yields MAQTKLGATAVNTISMLPATGTVAPDFTLVGNDLKEVTLRDFAGKNIVMNIFPSIDTGVCAMSVREFNKRAAGLTNTVVLCIAKDLPFAFKRFCAAEGISNVITLSDFRHLGFATAYGVEMVDGAMVGLLARAIVVIDKNGLVKYTELVPTIGQEPDYNGALKAIQ from the coding sequence ATGGCACAAACAAAACTTGGCGCGACCGCCGTGAACACCATCAGCATGCTGCCCGCCACGGGCACCGTTGCACCCGACTTTACCCTCGTTGGAAACGACCTGAAAGAAGTGACCCTCAGAGATTTTGCAGGCAAGAACATCGTGATGAACATTTTCCCCAGCATCGACACGGGTGTCTGTGCCATGTCTGTGCGTGAATTCAACAAACGTGCGGCGGGGCTCACCAACACCGTTGTGCTTTGCATCGCGAAGGACTTGCCGTTTGCGTTCAAACGCTTTTGCGCGGCGGAGGGCATCAGTAATGTGATAACCTTGTCGGATTTCCGTCACCTTGGTTTTGCCACGGCCTATGGCGTGGAGATGGTGGACGGTGCCATGGTCGGTCTGCTGGCGCGGGCGATTGTGGTGATCGACAAAAATGGATTGGTGAAGTATACCGAACTCGTGCCGACCATTGGCCAGGAGCCCGATTACAATGGGGCATTAAAGGCTATCCAATAA
- the gpmI gene encoding 2,3-bisphosphoglycerate-independent phosphoglycerate mutase — MSKKVLLMILDGWGIATNKKVSAIDNAKTPFISSLYGKYPHSKLEASGLAVGLPAGQMGNSEVGHMNIGAGRVVYQDLVRVNKAIEEKELDKNPVLLDAFAYAKKNNKNIHFMGLVSDGGVHSHIDHLKGLVTIAQNNGIKNLFVHAFTDGRDTDPKGGLDYLKNLTDHLAKTTGKLASIVGRYYAMDRDKRWERVKLAYDVMVNGVGEKTTDPLKAVQQSYDNNVTDEFIKPIVVVDQQQKPVATIQQGDVVLCFNFRTDRGREITEVLTQQDFPDHGMKKLPLYYITLTNYDESFKDVKVIFHKDNLEKTLGEVVADAGKKQIRIAETEKYPHVTFFFSGGREVAFAGESRILCPSPKVATYDLAPEMSANDIKDKIIPELEKKAPDFICLNFANPDMVGHTGVFSAAVKAVETVDACAQKVTEAALKNGYSTIIIADHGNADMMINEDGTPNTAHTTNLVPCILVDDTYKGKLKDGKLGDLAPTILALMGIPIPPQMTGTVLVDK, encoded by the coding sequence ATGAGTAAGAAAGTTTTATTGATGATCCTGGACGGATGGGGCATCGCGACCAACAAAAAAGTATCGGCCATCGACAACGCCAAAACGCCATTTATCTCTTCTTTATACGGCAAGTACCCTCATAGTAAGCTCGAAGCCTCTGGCCTGGCCGTGGGGCTGCCAGCCGGTCAAATGGGCAATTCGGAAGTGGGTCACATGAATATCGGTGCCGGCCGGGTGGTTTACCAGGATCTGGTGCGCGTAAACAAGGCGATCGAAGAGAAAGAACTGGACAAGAACCCCGTTTTGCTCGACGCATTTGCCTACGCAAAAAAGAATAACAAAAACATACATTTCATGGGCCTCGTGTCCGATGGCGGCGTGCACTCCCACATCGACCACTTGAAAGGCCTGGTCACCATTGCTCAAAATAACGGCATCAAAAACCTCTTTGTCCACGCCTTTACCGATGGCCGCGACACCGACCCGAAAGGCGGCCTGGATTATCTCAAAAACCTGACGGACCATCTCGCCAAAACTACCGGCAAACTTGCCAGTATCGTAGGGCGCTACTATGCCATGGACCGCGACAAACGCTGGGAACGCGTGAAGCTGGCCTATGATGTGATGGTCAATGGCGTTGGCGAAAAAACTACGGACCCCCTGAAGGCCGTACAGCAGTCGTACGACAACAACGTGACCGACGAATTCATCAAACCCATCGTGGTGGTGGATCAGCAGCAAAAACCCGTGGCCACTATTCAGCAGGGCGATGTGGTGCTTTGCTTCAACTTCCGCACCGACCGCGGTCGCGAGATCACCGAAGTGCTCACACAACAGGATTTCCCCGACCACGGCATGAAAAAATTGCCGCTCTACTACATCACGCTCACCAACTACGACGAATCTTTTAAAGATGTGAAGGTGATCTTCCACAAAGACAACCTGGAAAAAACCCTGGGTGAAGTGGTGGCCGACGCCGGCAAAAAACAGATCCGCATCGCGGAGACCGAAAAATATCCCCACGTAACGTTCTTCTTCTCCGGTGGCCGTGAAGTAGCCTTTGCCGGAGAGTCGCGCATTCTTTGCCCGTCGCCTAAAGTGGCCACCTACGACCTGGCGCCCGAAATGAGCGCCAACGACATCAAGGACAAGATCATCCCCGAACTGGAAAAGAAAGCCCCCGATTTCATTTGCCTCAACTTTGCCAACCCCGACATGGTGGGACACACGGGCGTATTTTCCGCTGCCGTGAAAGCCGTGGAAACCGTTGACGCCTGTGCTCAAAAAGTGACGGAAGCCGCCCTGAAGAACGGCTACTCCACCATCATCATCGCCGACCACGGAAACGCCGACATGATGATCAACGAAGACGGCACGCCAAACACCGCTCACACCACCAACCTGGTGCCCTGCATTTTGGTAGACGACACCTACAAGGGAAAACTGAAGGACGGCAAACTCGGCGACCTGGCCCCGACCATTCTCGCGCTGATGGGCATTCCCATTCCGCCACAGATGACCGGCACCGTACTTGTCGACAAATAA
- a CDS encoding Fur family transcriptional regulator yields MNSAISDTLLKDFNLRSTPNRQEILHLFLQKNYALSHGDIEKEIDNSLDRVTVYRTLKTFLDKGLIHKVLDDEGSLKYALCNEACTTAGHHHDHVHFKCTKCGQTNCLNIEVPVVKLPKGYRASEVNLLIQGVCERCM; encoded by the coding sequence ATGAACAGTGCGATATCCGATACCTTGCTGAAGGACTTTAACCTTCGCTCCACCCCGAACCGGCAGGAGATCCTCCACCTGTTCCTGCAAAAAAACTATGCCCTCTCCCACGGGGACATTGAAAAGGAAATCGACAATTCCCTCGACCGCGTAACGGTCTATCGCACCCTAAAAACATTCCTCGACAAAGGCCTCATCCATAAAGTGCTCGACGACGAGGGAAGCCTAAAATATGCCCTTTGTAACGAGGCCTGCACCACGGCCGGCCACCACCACGACCACGTGCATTTCAAATGCACCAAATGCGGACAGACCAACTGCCTGAACATTGAGGTTCCGGTCGTCAAATTGCCAAAGGGGTACCGTGCCAGCGAGGTCAATTTGTTGATCCAGGGTGTGTGCGAACGTTGTATGTGA
- a CDS encoding TerB family tellurite resistance protein yields MNPHNKGWLKDYLEFRKELLKNISSENSRKSSHPEHSLYRILQPTGLMYGQSVGEVPLPNYDEWDEKERMKVLLAESLISSSLLNYDKPVKTPEDLSVVILKTLESIGNFYNNIFPELSTPTKTLLGRKKSPLELAEKILDKRIEHTARFEGNFWSFFFHNSLLFLDVFIYGQWMHTNADRIVVDFFRYEREELRFSVTKVIAAAAHANKEVVYEERKLYEHFLQSTDLSSERRREALKIFEDGFAMEDINLPTENSWLLKKFFLEIAILTIWADKKVEQAELDFLKRFTHYLGVSDEDLENSMIAIEGFVLEHWEQLEHLQDKQDYQQVSEQFVRRVARVAEKNKSRIFKEIKENDNVLNLMRKARSNELTLEEKEEVRLQLIHILKTIPTFVIVSLPQRFLTLPILLKILPKNLFADGVPD; encoded by the coding sequence ATGAACCCTCACAACAAAGGATGGCTTAAGGACTATCTTGAGTTCCGTAAAGAACTGCTGAAAAACATTTCGTCTGAAAACAGCCGAAAGTCGTCCCATCCCGAACATTCGCTTTATCGCATCCTTCAACCTACAGGCCTGATGTATGGCCAGTCGGTGGGTGAAGTGCCGTTGCCGAATTACGATGAGTGGGATGAGAAGGAGCGCATGAAAGTGCTGCTGGCCGAAAGTCTCATCAGCAGTTCGCTCCTCAACTACGACAAGCCTGTGAAAACCCCCGAGGATTTGTCTGTCGTTATCCTGAAGACCTTAGAGAGCATCGGCAATTTCTACAACAACATCTTCCCGGAACTATCCACGCCCACTAAAACATTGTTGGGCCGGAAGAAATCGCCGTTGGAATTGGCGGAGAAAATTCTTGACAAGCGCATTGAACATACGGCGCGGTTCGAAGGCAATTTCTGGTCTTTCTTTTTTCACAACAGCCTGCTCTTTCTGGATGTATTTATCTACGGGCAATGGATGCACACCAATGCCGACCGTATTGTCGTGGACTTCTTTCGATATGAACGCGAGGAGCTGCGGTTCTCCGTCACAAAAGTCATCGCCGCCGCCGCGCACGCCAACAAGGAAGTGGTGTATGAAGAGCGCAAATTGTATGAGCACTTTCTTCAAAGCACCGACCTGTCGTCGGAGCGCCGCAGGGAAGCGCTGAAAATATTTGAAGACGGTTTTGCCATGGAGGACATCAACCTGCCCACAGAAAATTCGTGGCTGCTGAAAAAGTTCTTCCTAGAAATTGCCATCCTCACCATCTGGGCCGACAAGAAAGTAGAACAGGCCGAGCTTGATTTTCTGAAACGCTTCACGCACTACCTGGGCGTGTCCGACGAAGATCTGGAGAACAGCATGATTGCCATTGAAGGTTTTGTCCTGGAGCACTGGGAACAGTTGGAACACCTGCAAGACAAACAAGACTATCAACAGGTGAGCGAACAGTTCGTCCGGCGTGTAGCGCGGGTGGCGGAAAAGAATAAGAGCCGCATTTTTAAAGAGATCAAAGAGAACGACAACGTGCTCAACCTCATGCGCAAGGCGCGCTCTAATGAGCTTACGTTAGAAGAAAAGGAAGAGGTACGCCTGCAGTTGATCCATATTCTGAAAACCATTCCCACGTTTGTGATCGTGTCGTTGCCGCAGCGTTTTCTCACGCTGCCGATCTTATTGAAGATCCTTCCGAAAAATCTTTTTGCTGACGGCGTTCCGGATTAG
- a CDS encoding DUF4783 domain-containing protein: protein MKLNRFFSSIVFVVLSFQAVSVMAQADVINQVKETIQAGSAKELSKYLNQTVDVTLEGTVQSYSKAQAEFVFRDFFKQHPPEEFNIIHQGSSRGGQPFAIGQYKSGAETYRVFMKIKPVNNQQLVHEISFAKE from the coding sequence ATGAAATTGAACAGATTTTTTTCATCCATAGTTTTCGTTGTTTTGAGTTTCCAGGCCGTTTCCGTAATGGCCCAGGCGGATGTGATCAACCAGGTGAAAGAAACCATCCAGGCCGGCAGTGCCAAAGAGCTATCCAAATACCTCAATCAAACGGTTGATGTGACCCTGGAAGGCACCGTTCAGTCCTATAGCAAGGCCCAGGCCGAGTTTGTGTTCCGCGATTTTTTCAAGCAACATCCGCCCGAGGAATTCAACATCATCCACCAGGGATCTTCCCGGGGTGGACAGCCGTTTGCCATCGGCCAGTATAAGAGCGGTGCGGAGACCTACCGTGTTTTTATGAAGATCAAGCCGGTGAACAACCAGCAACTGGTACACGAGATCTCGTTTGCCAAGGAATAA